The sequence below is a genomic window from Tachyglossus aculeatus isolate mTacAcu1 chromosome X1, mTacAcu1.pri, whole genome shotgun sequence.
tgtgcctggTGCTGCATCAGTCGCCAAATTATTGCAGATTAATTACTATGAAAACTCAAGCCTTTAATATTGAAGCCACAAGCTAATCTGAGTTTGTGCAAAGAAATAACTTCCTGATATATgtatcatctcccccacccccgggtgGTGTCATTTTAAGGCAGCCTTCTGCTAGGGCACAAGgaaaaactgggttctaatcccagccacgtgctggttttgtgaccttgagcaaattccCTTAACTTTTTCCTCAattgcaagatggggattcactgcctggtctccctcctccttcggctgtgagccccatgtgggacaggaactgtatctgattcacttgcatctatcctgctgcttgacccacagtaagcatttaacaaataccatttaaaaagaaaggcAACACCTATGAGACTTCTGGGGCTAGGAATCAGACCTGGCTACAGAAAGGTGTCTGTGCTGTCTCCTTTCCCACCCCTGTTCTTTGCCTCCCTGAACCATGAGGAACCATGGTGCCTGAAACTGCATGTTTCAGCGATGGATAGGAATAACTGCACATCAGGTGTGTGTGTGGCAGTCCTCTTTTCTGTCACTCTGCCCATTCACTCCCAGCTTTCTAAAGTCAGAGTGGGCCAGTCCCCACATTTTCAATGCAGGCCAGTTTTGCTGAGGGTATCAGTAGCCTTTTCAGTGTGAAGAGCTGGCAGGCAGCTGACATAGAGGTCAAatttggatgagagagagagagagaggaggggctcactgggagagatgcgtcaCAGGAGCAGAAGTCAATGATACGGCACACTTCGTGGCAGTAGACTTCTGATCTAAAATTTAAAGTTCCTTCTTCACAAAAGCATGAGAACCAGGCTGCACGTGCTGGGGGTTGCTTGTAGCGTGAGGTGAGAAACCGTGACGAGCTTGGGTAGAATGTGACTTTCAGGCCTTATGCTGCGTATTTCTGTCACCGTGCAAGGGCCATGCATTTATTTGGCTTCCTGGTAGGACACTTGGTTCTCATTTGTGCTTAGTTTTGTGTGTGGGTGTCTTTCTAAATTACATTTTAAGATTTGGATTCCTGGGCTCTTTAGACTCAAATTATAAATGTGGCAAAATTCAAGGTCACAGATTTGAGCTTTGAgtttgctctgtacaaagtgatcTCCTGTGTTTGACTTCTTTCCTACAGTTTTTATGGACTGGGAAAcaattattatagtagtagtatttgttaagtgctcattctgtgtccagcactgttgtaagcatttggggtagatacaagttaatcaggttggacacggcccctgtcccacatggggatccacTATAAGTAATCGGACAAGTGAATCATTGAGTGCTTCAACGTCCTGTAGCTTGTTGGTGGCCTCTGAATTCCTGATCCATCCCTTCCTAGATCCGTGAGTTCCCAGGGTTTCTGGATGATTTCTATTCTTATTCAGGGGCCTGCCAAGCACAGCCCCCACCTTTAAGGGCGTACCTTTCTCCAGACACTGGCTGGAGGCCATGGGACATGAAAGAAGGGAAGACTCGAAAAACAGTAAGTACAGGTCTGGCATCTTCTATTTTACAGGGTGGTCTAGTCCTGCAAGTGCTATACCCTCTCTCTCAAATGCCAGTTATATGGTACTAAGAAAATGAATTATGATCTATGTTTTGTCTAAACCGCATCCACCTTCACTGGCTTGGGCTGCTCTCGTGCTTCTGAAACCAAGTGATGCTAGCGTTGACTTCATCTCCTGATACTGCTGTCATAAGAATGCAGTCGGCTCTGTTGCTACCCCTTTTAAATAAAATGTGATGGCGGAATTGGAGGATGCTGTTCCAGCAGCACTCCTTATGGGTAGGTTGCAATGTAGTGTCAAAAGACACAGGTGTGGCATCAGGCATAGGGTGAGGACTAAAATGTGCTTTTTCCTTAATGGAGAGTTTGTCAAGAACACAGCTCCTGGGTTATAGAAAACCAGTGTATTTGGTTTGAGAAAAACAGGTGCATTCACTCCATAAACACTCATCTTTTCATGCTCTCATATCTTCCTTCTACACCCTCCCTTTTGATCCACACCTGGAAGGACCATGTAGCCACACAGTGGAAACTAAAAACTTAGAGAGagcatcagttaatcagtcaatcaatcagtggtatttactgagcccttactgtgcacagagcaccgtactaagtgcacggaagagtacaatacaacagagttggcagacgtgttccctgcctccagtgaggttacagtctagagggaaagacagacattaatatacacaaataatttGTAGTgtataatttgtagatatgtcTGTCAATCAGtcttgtttactgagcgcttattatgggcagagcactgtagtaagtacttgggagagtacaacagaattggcagacacattccctacccataatgagccaacagcctagaggggaagacagacattaacatgaacaaataagtaatgtataagatataatttaaaaatatgtgcataagtgtcgtgggcttgggggtggggcaaatatcgaaTGTCCAATTGTCACAGATGggagtgcatagatgacacagaaggaagaacaggccaggaaaaatagggcttaatcagggaaggcctcttggagtagatgtgacctAAGTaatattttgaaggtggagaggatgTCGATCTGGTGTGTATGGAgacggagggtgttccaggctagggagtggatgtgggaaaggggtcggcagcaagatagacgagatcagggcacagtgagtaagctgggcactagaggagtggagtgtgtgggctgggctatagtaggagattagttaggcaaggtaggatggggcaaactGAGTGatctaaagtcaatggtaaggcgtttctatttgtggaggtggatgggtagccattggagactcTTAAGTGGGGaggcatgaactgaacatttttgttgataaatgattcgtgcagcagagcgaagtatggattggagtggggagagataggaggcagggaggtcagcaaggagactgcagtaatcaaggcgggataagataacggcttggattaacatggtagcagtttgaatggagaggaaagggtggattttagcactaccgtgaaagttgaaccaacgggatttagtgatactttgaatatctgggttgaatgagagaggtgagtcaagggtaacgccaagattacgggctagtgagacagggaggatggtgatggtgtctacagtgataggaaaaattaggtggggagactggtggtctgatGTATTCAGAGGGGGAGAAGTTCCAGGTCAAAGAGAGgctgtgggaaaggagttggtgCGGTAGATGAGATCTGAACACAGGGAGGAAGCGGgttctagaagagcaaagtgtgcggcctGTGCCGTAGTAggagatcgagtgctttaaagctgatggtatggaatttctgtttgatgtggaagtggatgggcaacctttggaagTTCTAGGGGGGAgatgtctaagaggaagggacacAGTCCTGAAATTCCTCATTTGTAACTGCTTTTCATGAGCCTCCCTCGGGGTTTACTTTTCTCCATTTCCTGTAAAGCTTCCTTCTAATTTTGGTGAATTTGTTAGCTTAAGTGAATATTTCCTACCTTTAAAGGTGGTTGAACATTGGAATGGGGGGACGAAGTGGAATCCTCCTCACTGGAGACCTTTTAAAAAATAGGATAGACTCGCATGTGAGACAGTTTGGTCCTATATAAAGTCTGGTATAGAGCTGAGGGCATATCAGTTCCTATGAGTGCTGTACTTCATCTTTATCTGGCCCGGGGAAAAGATGTTCTTCAGATGAATGGCCAAGTTAAAACCAAATGAAAATACTTTTGTGCGGTCTGCTTTTCTACCCCTATTCCTGAAGCAAGAGTCTTATAAACTCCTATCAGGgtatgagctccttatgggctgggaacatagctcctgtttccaagcacttagtgcaggggaGGCAGGAGGCACCAGATTTGAGTGAGGAGGAGGTTTCGTGCAGGGGTAACCATGTGTGCAATGGATCTGAGATAGTGGAGTCATGAGGTACACATATGTACTAAATCTCTCCGTATGAAAAATGTTGCCGGCTACCAGGTTAACATAATTAGCAGTTTTCACAAGTACAATCAGTATGTTTATCCAAAAACGTCATCACCTCCCTCCCGTCTGCCTTTGCCCCGTTCACCCTCTTGTTCTACCTCCTCTTGACAACAGCAATGTGGAAGTTAGAATTACCAGAAAACTGGAATGTCCTTTGTGTGCAAAGAGGTTGCAAGTATGAATCTTCCACTTGGTGGGAGTAAGGAGTGAGAGtaaggggaaaagagaatttTTGCGGCTTAAAGTCTCCCCCACCTCGCCAGTATCTTGTTAATAATGCTAGCCTTCTGACTAGTTCCTTGTCCTGGAAACATTTTAAGAACAAAATCCATTCGTCCTCAGATATGAGACTCTGGCTTTCCTTCAGGAAACTAATTTTGCAACATGAAATTGAAGTCTTTATGCTTTGTgttggaggtaaaaaaaaaaatgttgaatgCCCGTGACACTTCCGTGTAGCCCGTTCTCTGGTAGCCTATTTTTTCACCACGTGTTTTGGATTGAATGTGGTAGATGGATTGGGGAGCAGGTATCTGCATAGAATGGGACGATGTGGTGTTAGGTGCCATCAGTAGAACCATTTCTTCTATCAGGGTGTGAATTACCGCAGTGAAAATTTTCCTTAACCTGGAGTTCTTCAAAAATGCAGCTTAGGTGTTCTAggaacttgtctgccgtgtgaccccaaggggtcacaagtcacttaacttgggcaagtcacttaacttctcagttgcctcagttacctcatctgtcaaatggacattaaaactgagccccatgtgggacatggactgtgtctaacttgattagcttagtaaacagtgcctggcaattagtaagtgcttaacaaataccataaaaatagcatTATTAACAACAAGTTCAATGCCCTTTTAGAGTATCATATGCAGAATTAAGTCTCAGATGTGCTTTCCTTGTCACTGACACTACACCTTAAACACTTCAATTTGGTGGGAATCCTGTCAGAGGGAGAACTAAGCAGAAGGGGTGGGGCAGTAGGAGACTGATTGTAACGTGAGGGAAAACTGAAATGTAAATATATTCTTATTGGGTTGGACAGGTAGGTGAACGTGAGAGAGCATGGCTACAGATTTTAGAATTGTTCGATGAGTTGTAAATTGAGATGCAGTTTAGACAAACGTAGCAAGGGATAGTTTCTTTTGGGAAGGGTCTCCTGGAGAAACTGTAAAAGTTCATTACTCAAGGCCTCGCCTGGGCAGAAGAACACAGATGAAACCTGTGAAGTCTCGTGTAGTGTACCATTTTAAGTCATGTTTGCCATTGGGGTGGTGATCTTTGGGACCCATTTCACCGTTTTGAAGTAGGCTATTTAGGATTAGATaatagaggaagaagaaaactaGCTGACTTTCGTCATTACGATTCTTCTCATGATGGAACCAGTTATACATTATAAATATCATGGACTTCTCCAAGTCTAGGAAAGAAGATTGTGGTGAATAAAATAAGGGTGAGAGGAGCAGTATGGACTaacttttttggggtggggggaggtaaaGGGGCCAATGTAGACTGGAAAAAGTTATGCTAATTAATGCCATGAGCCAATTTTGAAGCTGGGGCATGACATGATATTTTGCAGGAAACTGCCTTCCCAATCTGTATTCTCCAGCAGACCTCGGGTGCCACCATGTTTGCTCTTCTTGCATCTGCTTGGGGTCTTTCTCCCAAGCACGTTCACGCGTGTCCAATGCAAGCTTAGTTCCGAGGCACACCGTAAACCCGGGGACAGGTATTGGAATGCCTTCTTCTCTTGGGGCTGGTGATGGAGGGTGGCGCGTATCCAGAAAGTGGTCCCTAAGTTTTAGGGATGTCTCAAAACATAGGAGCTTGGTATGCACTGGTCTAAATCAGGGGTTGGCCACCATTTGGGGCAGGAGGACGAAATGAAATGAAGGCTTGGAGCAGTTggaatgcagagagagagagtcagtcaTACCACTTAAACGCTTATGAAAGTAGCCTACGTCATTGTGAGACTCTTAATGGTTTGgaatgcctcatcttccctcaCCCCTGTGCACTGGCTACGGCTCTTTGGTGTTAtgggacacccccccaccccccacggtGCGGGCCCGACCCCCCAAGTCCCCCAGGGTGCctgggcccgggggtgggggggtggggtggggggtggggtataCAGCACCCACCCCATGTGGTGGCGGACCTTGGGCAGACAGGCTGCCTGCTGATTCCTCCCATCTTCCTACCCCCAGCGATGGGCCAGATGGATTCCAGCGACCCTGCGCCATCTGCCGTGGCTTCTAGGTAGGTTGCAGCGGTTGTGCCATGTACATATTGTAGTGGCACCCCACTTTACGGTCCCTTGTCCCAAAGCAGCAGCCTTTAAATGCCCCCAACTGTTTTTGCCTAACTTGTGTCCTCTCCCATTTTGTGTTGGAAGTGTTTACAGATTTGATCCTTCCGGCAGACCTTATCCAGCCTTTCTCTTTTGTGTTTGTAAAGGAGGCGGAAATGGAAGGTGAGGCAGTGGAAGCCATTGTCGAGGAGTCAGAAACGTTCATTAAAGGAAAAGAGCGAAAGACTTATCAGAGACGCCGGGAGGGGGGCCAGGAAGAGGACACTTGCCATATAGCACCGAACCAGGCGGACGGAAGTGATGTGGTTCAGGATGTCAACAGCAGCGTGCAGATGGTAATGATGGAGCAGCTGGACCCGACGCTTCTTCAGATGAAGACCGAAGTCATGGAAGGCTCAGTGCCTCAGGAAGCAGAGGCAACCGTGGATGACACGCAAATCATAACACTCCAAGTTGTGAATATGGAAGAACAGCCTTTAAACCTCGGGGACCTTCAGCTTGTTCAAGTACCTGTCCCGGTGACTGTACCTGTTGCTACCACGTCTGTGGAAGAGCTTCAGGGGGCTTATGAAAATGAGGTGTCTAAGGAAGGCATGCCGGAAGGGGAGCCTATGATCTGTCACACGTTACCTTTGCCTGAGGGGTTCCAGGTGGTTAAAGTgggagccaatggtgaggtggaGACGCTAGAGCAAGGAGAACTTCAACCTCAGGAGGATCCCAATTGGCAGAAAGATCCAGACTATCAGCCTCCAgccaaaaaaacaaagaaaaccaaAAAGAGCAAACTGCGTTACAcggaggaggggaaagatgtCGATGTTTCAGTTTATGATTTTGAAGAGGAACAGCAAGAGGGTTTGCTGTCCGAGGTCAACGCAGAGAAGGTGGTTGGCAACATGAAGCCTCCGAAGCCAACGAAGATTAAAAAGAAAGGTAAATTTTTAAGGAGCCTCCGGTCTCCTTGATCCTGGCCTGAAGCCCGATATTTCCGGTCACGGAAGGGGCAAACTGCACACTCTCGGCGGGATTTTTATTTTGAATGAAACCTTTGGGTCAAAACCTGTAGCATTGCTAACTCTTCCAGATCGAGAGCACTTTGAGGTTTTTAATGTCGAGGTGAGACGACATAAACCCATCTCATTTCAACACTTTCGAAAATGTGGCTAGGTGTATTTGCATGGGTTATTATGGGACAGAAATTCCAGAATTTTGCTGCAGCAGAGCTTGGGCTCAATTATTCCACTTTGTGCTTAGGTGTAAAGAAGACATTCCAGTGTGAGCTGTGCAGTTACACATGTCCACGCCGTTCAAACTTGGATCGTCACATGAAAAGTCACACCGATGAAAGACCACACAAATGTCATCTGTGTGGCAGAGCTTTCCGGACAGTTACCCTACTGAGGAATCATCTTAATACTCACACAGGTGTTGTATAAGAAAGAGATTTGCCAAATGTCTAAAGGGCAGGGGAATGTCTCTGTGTCTGTATGGTAAAATGTGGGCTTTCAGTGTTGCCGGCTGAGCTGGACAGCTGGTTCCAAAAAGTTGCAGCAGAAAGAGAATAAGTGTGGTACCCAAGTGCTTGCTGTTATCCTCAGTggcttttgttgagcgcttcctgtgtgcagagcactgtcctaagcatttgggagattgcaggacaacagagttggtagacacattccctgcccacagtagtgtacataaataatttataatatataacttatagatatgtacagaagtgctgggaacttttgtgctgagcattgtactaagcgctggggcaatatcagagaagcagattAGACACCAGCCCTGCCCTACGTGGAGGTCCCGGTctcagtggggagggaaagatgcTTTTTTGCTACTTGTGGGAGGAGAAGacggtacagtgatttgcacttagTGCCTTGCACTGGATCATCTCGTACGTGCTTGGTCTTGAGCTCTCTTAAACCTCACAGGAGACCTCCTCTCTTTTGTCTTTCAGGTACCCGCCCTCATAAGTGCCCAGACTGTGACATGGCCTTTGTGACCAGTGGAGAATTGGTTCGGCACCGCCGTTACAAACACACCCATGAGAAGCCATTCAAGTGCTCAATGTGCGACTATGCCAGTGTAGAAGTGAGTGTTTCTCCTTATTAGAGCAGAACTGGACTCTCTTGCTGGAAATTGGCATCTAAGACACCATGTATTTGTAGTGGGATTCGTCttgtttcttcttccccttccctccctctgccaccaTGTCACTTGCCTGGTTTGCAGTGTAGACAgttcttaattaaaaaaaaaaaaacccaaaacctactACTTGATTTCTAAAAATTTACAGTAACTTAATTTATAAAATAGAATTTGGAAAGACATTGTCATCTGGTGTTCAGGTTCCTGTTAATAGATtataatcagtcagtagtattttgggggtgcctgctgtgtgaaaagcactgggttaagcacttgggagcatgcagTAGTATTTGTAgacatgatgataattatggtccttgttaagagcttactgtgtgccaagcagtgttctaagcactgagggagatacaagttattcaggttggacccagtccctgtcgcacatggggctcaaagtcttaatccccattttacagatgaggtaactgaggcccagagaagcaaagtgacttgccccgtgcctcacagtggacatgtggcggagcgaggattagaacccaggtccttctgactcccaggcttttgctctatccactaagccgcactgcttctgctGACATGACTTgaccttgcccacgaggagtgtCCAACAAGCGGGCGAGACAAACACcaaagtaatttacagataggagggaaatgggcaagTGGATATGTTGATGAGTGCTTAAGTGGGCGTGTGCTGAAGGTGgcacataagtacataagtgtgtggctggcacaaagtgccGGGGTGGTACTTGGTGAGGATAaaactgggggagaggagaaatgaattgggaaagtcttcctggaggagaggtgatttcagagtcagtcagtatttgttgagtgcttacctgtgtgcagagcactatactaaacatttgggagaacatgatgcaacagagttggtagacacattccctcccctcaatgAACGTCAGAGGGGCCTTTGAAGAAAGGGGAGAGTAGTAGTTTGGCACATATGAAAGGGGCAAGAGGAAGGACATGAAACAGGAAAGGTGAGACACACAGCACACAGGCAATCTTGAGGAATAGAGAGTGGAAACTGGTGTGTGACTGGAAAGTGCTTCAAGACCTACTGGTCAGGAGCTGGCGCTCTGGGTGAGTCGAATGACATCGTAAgcaaatgatttgggcagcagagtgacgtatggcctAGAGGGGTGAGACTGGAGGCGGGGAGACCAGTGGGGAGGCTGATAGTCCTCTAGTTGGGGTCTGACCAGTGCCTGCCTGCACTCAGTGTGGTGGCCGTTTGGCCAGGGAGGAAGCGGCAAATCCTGGCACTGCTGTAAAGGAAAGACTCCCTGAGTGTGGGAGttgaaagagggaggagtcaaggataaagccaccaTTATGGGCTTCAGAGACACGGGGAGCTTGGTGGGGTTGTTGAATGaaatgagagagttggtagaagagAGGGTTTCCTACACTCACTACATTCCTAGGGTAATGAGTTCTATGGTAGGTAGATTTCCCACGTTGAGCCATCACGCTGACTTCAGTGACTTGGgaacttttttattttatggctACCATTTTGTGTTCACTTTCTCTACCCTTCTGCCCAGTGGGCTCGTCACCGAACTACAGAGGAGTCACGAATATGCCTCCTGCACCCCACCAGCTATTTCTTCTATACCCTAGTCCGCTTGGACCGTAGCTTGAGTGGTACAAGGTGGTATGTAAGAGGAGGagttgcagagagagagagagagagagagagagagagagtgtgtgtgtgtgtgtgtgtgtgtgtgtgtgtgtgtgtctcattcaactgtaaaatgcaacAGTTTCCAGAAAGGTATGGGGTCCTCTGTGCTTTATAGGTGCTTCCCCTGCACCCACCCCCTAATTAAGGGTGCCATaatttttaaggaaaaaaaatggcCTCCTCTTATCCTAGTCTTTCGTACACTAGAAGTTTCGACCAACCAATTGGGCTACCATGGTCAGCATCTGTTGCTGACAGAAATCGGGACCCCTTCCTCGGTGTTAAACAGTATTTAATGCTTGTGTTTCAGGTCAGCAAATTGAAACGTCATATTCGCTCTCACACCGGGGAGCGTCCATTCCAGTGCAGCTTGTGCAGTTATGCCAGCAGGGATACTTATAAGCTGAAAAGACACATGAGAACTCATTCTGGTATTCATTCACTTTCTGATTGTTCTTCTGCATAGATCCATTTTATGTCCAAACTCAGCAAATGTATGCAGCATTAAAATTTGAGTTGGATACAAGAGGG
It includes:
- the CTCF gene encoding transcriptional repressor CTCF isoform X1, which produces MKEGKTRKTEAEMEGEAVEAIVEESETFIKGKERKTYQRRREGGQEEDTCHIAPNQADGSDVVQDVNSSVQMVMMEQLDPTLLQMKTEVMEGSVPQEAEATVDDTQIITLQVVNMEEQPLNLGDLQLVQVPVPVTVPVATTSVEELQGAYENEVSKEGMPEGEPMICHTLPLPEGFQVVKVGANGEVETLEQGELQPQEDPNWQKDPDYQPPAKKTKKTKKSKLRYTEEGKDVDVSVYDFEEEQQEGLLSEVNAEKVVGNMKPPKPTKIKKKGVKKTFQCELCSYTCPRRSNLDRHMKSHTDERPHKCHLCGRAFRTVTLLRNHLNTHTGTRPHKCPDCDMAFVTSGELVRHRRYKHTHEKPFKCSMCDYASVEVSKLKRHIRSHTGERPFQCSLCSYASRDTYKLKRHMRTHSGEKPYECYICHARFTQSGTMKMHILQKHTENVAKFHCPHCDTVIARKSDLGVHLRKQHSYIEQGKKCRYCDAVFHERYALIQHQKSHKNEKRFKCDQCDYACRQERHMIMHKRTHTGEKPYACSHCDKTFRQKQLLDMHFKRYHDPNFVPAAFVCSKCGKTFTRRNTMARHADNCTGPDGVEGENGGETKKGKRGRKRKMRSKKEDSSDSEENAEPDLDDNEDEEETAVEIEAEPEVEPVTPAPPPAKKRRGRPPGKANQPKQTQPTAIIQVEDQNTGAIENIIVEVKKEPDAEAAEGEEEEPQAAVAEAPNGDLTPEMILSMMDR
- the CTCF gene encoding transcriptional repressor CTCF isoform X2, whose translation is MKEGKTRKTEAEMEGEAVEAIVEESETFIKGKERKTYQRRREGGQEEDTCHIAPNQADGSDVVQDVNSSVQMVMMEQLDPTLLQMKTEVMEGSVPQEAEATVDDTQIITLQVVNMEEQPLNLGDLQLVQVPVPVTVPVATTSVEELQGAYENEVSKEGMPEGEPMICHTLPLPEGFQVVKVGANGEVETLEQGELQPQEDPNWQKDPDYQPPAKKTKKTKKSKLRYTEEGKDVDVSVYDFEEEQQEGLLSEVNAEKVVGNMKPPKPTKIKKKGVKKTFQCELCSYTCPRRSNLDRHMKSHTDERPHKCHLCGRAFRTVTLLRNHLNTHTGTRPHKCPDCDMAFVTSGELVRHRRYKHTHEKPFKCSMCDYASVEVSKLKRHIRSHTGERPFQCSLCSYASRDTYKLKRHMRTHSGEKPYECYICHARFTQSGTMKMHILQKHTENVAKFHCPHCDTVIARKSDLGVHLRKQHSYIEQGKKCRYCDAVFHERYALIQHQKSHKNEKRFKCDQCDYACRQERHMIMHKRTHTGEKPYACSHCDKTFRQKQLLDMHFKRYHDPNFVPAAFVCSKCGKTFTRRNTMARHADNCTGPDGVEGENGGETKKGKRGRKRKMRSKKEDSSDSENAEPDLDDNEDEEETAVEIEAEPEVEPVTPAPPPAKKRRGRPPGKANQPKQTQPTAIIQVEDQNTGAIENIIVEVKKEPDAEAAEGEEEEPQAAVAEAPNGDLTPEMILSMMDR
- the CTCF gene encoding transcriptional repressor CTCF isoform X3; amino-acid sequence: MEGEAVEAIVEESETFIKGKERKTYQRRREGGQEEDTCHIAPNQADGSDVVQDVNSSVQMVMMEQLDPTLLQMKTEVMEGSVPQEAEATVDDTQIITLQVVNMEEQPLNLGDLQLVQVPVPVTVPVATTSVEELQGAYENEVSKEGMPEGEPMICHTLPLPEGFQVVKVGANGEVETLEQGELQPQEDPNWQKDPDYQPPAKKTKKTKKSKLRYTEEGKDVDVSVYDFEEEQQEGLLSEVNAEKVVGNMKPPKPTKIKKKGVKKTFQCELCSYTCPRRSNLDRHMKSHTDERPHKCHLCGRAFRTVTLLRNHLNTHTGTRPHKCPDCDMAFVTSGELVRHRRYKHTHEKPFKCSMCDYASVEVSKLKRHIRSHTGERPFQCSLCSYASRDTYKLKRHMRTHSGEKPYECYICHARFTQSGTMKMHILQKHTENVAKFHCPHCDTVIARKSDLGVHLRKQHSYIEQGKKCRYCDAVFHERYALIQHQKSHKNEKRFKCDQCDYACRQERHMIMHKRTHTGEKPYACSHCDKTFRQKQLLDMHFKRYHDPNFVPAAFVCSKCGKTFTRRNTMARHADNCTGPDGVEGENGGETKKGKRGRKRKMRSKKEDSSDSEENAEPDLDDNEDEEETAVEIEAEPEVEPVTPAPPPAKKRRGRPPGKANQPKQTQPTAIIQVEDQNTGAIENIIVEVKKEPDAEAAEGEEEEPQAAVAEAPNGDLTPEMILSMMDR